A genome region from Myroides fluvii includes the following:
- the porQ gene encoding type IX secretion system protein PorQ: protein MKHSIAGICLFVFYLLSPDAHSQVGADYTYQFLNLPSSPRQAALGGKNYGFTEQVGQAFWNPAVINEAMDNQLDLSFSKVYGVANYGSLGYSKTFRSKRNLFVGVNFINYGDLEGYDEFGSYTGSFKGNEVALTLGSSYQIEQSDWYVGANVKFVFSSMESYQSIGAAIDLGVLYKDEIDRWDFALTARNLGAQLQTYAEYREKLPLDVAISLSKELENVPLRWHITIDNLQQWDLSFSNPNRGTTSIDEEFKEEKVGFFNNALRHFIVGVELFPRKKFQLRLGYNFRKGEELRIVDNRHFAGITAGVGLQLKRFKFDYSYARQTAAANTSMFGVRIDMN from the coding sequence ATGAAGCATTCAATCGCAGGGATTTGTTTATTCGTTTTCTACTTGCTATCGCCTGATGCGCATAGTCAAGTTGGTGCAGACTATACCTATCAGTTTTTGAACTTACCCTCTTCTCCTAGGCAAGCGGCTTTAGGAGGCAAAAACTATGGATTTACCGAACAAGTGGGGCAGGCCTTTTGGAATCCAGCCGTGATTAATGAAGCGATGGATAATCAGTTGGATTTGAGTTTCAGTAAAGTATATGGCGTAGCCAATTACGGTTCTTTGGGATATTCCAAAACGTTTCGTTCCAAGCGAAATCTCTTTGTCGGAGTGAATTTTATCAACTATGGAGACTTAGAGGGATACGATGAATTTGGCAGTTATACGGGTAGTTTTAAGGGGAATGAGGTCGCTTTAACCTTGGGGTCTTCCTATCAAATTGAACAATCCGATTGGTATGTAGGAGCCAATGTCAAGTTTGTATTTTCCTCGATGGAGTCTTACCAGTCTATTGGGGCAGCCATTGACCTAGGTGTCTTGTATAAGGATGAAATTGATCGATGGGATTTTGCGCTAACTGCTAGAAACTTAGGGGCTCAACTACAGACCTATGCCGAGTATCGAGAAAAATTGCCATTAGATGTCGCAATTTCGCTTTCAAAAGAATTAGAAAATGTACCTTTGCGCTGGCACATTACAATAGATAATTTACAACAATGGGATTTGTCCTTTTCAAACCCCAATAGGGGCACTACGTCTATAGACGAAGAATTCAAAGAAGAAAAGGTCGGTTTTTTTAATAATGCACTACGGCATTTCATTGTTGGAGTAGAACTCTTTCCTCGAAAGAAGTTCCAACTTCGCTTGGGATATAACTTCCGAAAAGGAGAGGAATTGCGCATTGTCGACAATAGACATTTCGCAGGAATCACTGCGGGCGTTGGGTTACAACTCAAACGCTTTAAATTCGACTATTCTTATGCACGCCAAACCGCAGCAGCAAACACGAGTATGTTTGGTGTTCGTATTGATATGAATTAA
- a CDS encoding MFS transporter — protein MNVKLKLTFMNFLEFAVWGAYLTSMGNYLGSIGLGPKIGSFYAMQGIVSIFMPAIMGIVADRWIPVQRLLGINHLLAAIFMFATGYYGYVSGSNVDFTTIFTLYTISVAFFMPTIALSNSTAYTVLKQNQLDVIKAFPPIRTFGTIGFIIAMLFVNFFGYTDGILGFNFSSSPDFISFQQDYHQFYVSGFLGVILFLYSFVLPNCPVNKSSEKRSLADAFGLKAFALFKQKKMAIFFIFSMLLGVSLQITNGYANPFITTFKNIPEYASTWGASNANALISLSQISETLCILLIPFFLKRFGIKVVMLMSMIAWVLRFGLFGLGDPGNGVWMFILSMIVYGIAFDFFNVSGSLYVDNETSEDIRSSAQGVFMMMTNGFGATIGMFLAQAVVNHYVYSQEDLVLQVEGWRHSWIIFALFSLVVTILFAIVFKYKHKPEDVENLSH, from the coding sequence ATGAATGTAAAATTGAAACTAACGTTTATGAACTTCCTCGAATTTGCTGTTTGGGGAGCGTATCTAACGTCAATGGGAAACTATTTAGGATCTATTGGATTAGGACCTAAAATTGGTTCGTTTTATGCCATGCAAGGGATTGTGTCTATATTTATGCCTGCTATTATGGGAATTGTGGCAGATCGATGGATCCCCGTTCAACGTTTATTGGGAATTAACCATTTATTAGCGGCAATCTTTATGTTTGCCACAGGGTATTATGGCTATGTTTCGGGTAGTAACGTAGATTTTACAACAATCTTTACCCTATACACCATTAGTGTGGCCTTTTTTATGCCAACGATTGCCTTATCCAACTCTACGGCTTATACCGTATTAAAACAAAACCAATTGGATGTAATCAAGGCCTTTCCGCCGATCCGTACCTTTGGAACCATCGGTTTTATCATCGCCATGCTATTTGTGAATTTCTTTGGCTATACGGATGGAATTCTAGGATTCAACTTCAGTAGTAGCCCTGATTTTATCAGTTTTCAACAAGACTATCACCAGTTTTACGTTTCTGGATTTTTAGGGGTAATCCTGTTTTTATACAGCTTTGTTTTGCCAAATTGTCCCGTGAATAAATCGAGTGAGAAGCGCAGTTTAGCAGATGCCTTTGGCTTAAAAGCCTTTGCTTTATTCAAGCAAAAGAAAATGGCGATTTTCTTTATCTTCTCTATGTTGTTAGGGGTATCGCTACAAATTACCAACGGCTATGCCAATCCTTTTATTACGACGTTTAAGAATATTCCCGAATATGCGAGTACTTGGGGAGCAAGTAATGCCAATGCGTTAATCTCGCTTTCTCAAATTTCAGAAACCCTGTGTATTTTGTTGATTCCGTTCTTCTTGAAGCGCTTTGGAATTAAAGTGGTGATGTTGATGTCGATGATTGCTTGGGTATTGCGCTTTGGATTATTCGGATTAGGAGATCCAGGAAATGGCGTGTGGATGTTTATCTTATCGATGATTGTGTACGGAATTGCTTTCGATTTCTTCAACGTATCGGGATCTTTATATGTAGATAACGAAACCAGTGAGGATATCCGCTCATCCGCTCAAGGAGTATTCATGATGATGACCAACGGATTTGGGGCAACCATCGGAATGTTCTTAGCACAAGCTGTGGTGAATCACTATGTATACAGCCAAGAGGATTTGGTATTGCAAGTAGAAGGATGGAGACATTCGTGGATCATCTTCGCTTTATTCTCTTTAGTTGTGACGATTTTATTTGCGATTGTCTTCAAATACAAACACAAACCAGAGGATGTAGAAAATCTTTCGCATTAG
- the cmk gene encoding (d)CMP kinase, producing MKKITIAIDGFSSTGKSTLAKALAKSLGYIYIDTGAMYRAVTLFAMRKGLISSKSFDEARLIELLDTFDVHFEYNVAKGYADIYLNQENVEELIRTLEVSQFVSQIAAVSEVRKKLVEQQQNLGRAKGVVMDGRDIGTVVFPDAELKVFMTASPEIRAERRFKELQEKNSSVVYEEVYRNVVERDEIDTSRKDSPLVKAEDAIEIDNSNLSREEQFDLILKLVKERI from the coding sequence TTGAAAAAGATAACTATAGCGATTGACGGTTTTTCCTCTACAGGAAAAAGTACGTTAGCCAAAGCACTGGCCAAGTCATTGGGATATATCTATATTGACACCGGTGCGATGTATCGCGCCGTGACACTTTTTGCCATGCGCAAGGGGTTAATCTCGTCCAAGTCTTTTGACGAAGCACGATTGATTGAACTATTAGATACTTTTGATGTACACTTTGAATACAACGTAGCCAAAGGGTATGCCGATATCTACTTGAACCAAGAAAATGTGGAGGAACTCATCCGCACCCTGGAAGTATCCCAGTTTGTGAGTCAAATTGCAGCTGTTTCAGAAGTGAGAAAAAAATTAGTAGAGCAACAGCAAAACCTAGGTAGAGCAAAAGGCGTTGTCATGGATGGTAGAGATATTGGAACGGTTGTTTTTCCCGACGCAGAATTGAAAGTTTTCATGACGGCCTCTCCTGAGATTCGCGCAGAAAGACGCTTTAAAGAATTGCAGGAAAAAAACAGTTCGGTGGTCTATGAAGAAGTATATCGCAACGTGGTTGAACGAGATGAAATCGATACGTCGCGCAAAGATTCGCCTTTAGTAAAAGCGGAAGATGCTATCGAAATTGACAACTCAAACTTGTCCAGAGAAGAACAATTCGATTTAATCCTGAAATTAGTAAAAGAAAGAATTTAA